In Panthera leo isolate Ple1 chromosome E3, P.leo_Ple1_pat1.1, whole genome shotgun sequence, a genomic segment contains:
- the GNG13 gene encoding guanine nucleotide-binding protein G(I)/G(S)/G(O) subunit gamma-13: MEEWDVPQMKKEVESLKYQLAFKREMSSKTIPELLKWIEDGIPKDPFLNPDLMKNNPWVEKGKCAIL, translated from the exons ATGGAGGAGTGGGATGTGCCTCAGATGAAAAAAGAGGTAGAAAGCCTCAAGTACCAGCTGGCTTTCAAGAGGGAGATGTCGTCCAAGACCATCCCTGA GCTCCTCAAGTGGATCGAGGATGGGATCCCCAAGGACCCGTTCCTGAACCCCGACCTGATGAAGAACAACCCGTGGGTGGAGAAGGGCAAGTGCGCCATCCTGTGA